The Litchfieldia alkalitelluris genome has a window encoding:
- a CDS encoding sulfite exporter TauE/SafE family protein: MDLAFIITIFLIGFIGSYISGMLGIGGSIIKYPMLLYIPPLFGLAAFSAHEVSGISAIQVFFATIAGVWAYRKGGYLNKPLIAYMGISILIGSFIGGYGSKLMPESGINLVYGVLAITAAVMMFIPKKGIDDIPLDKVSFNKWIAALLSFIVGIGAGIVGAAGAFLLVPIMLVVLKIPTRMAIASSLAITFISSIGATVGKISTGQIDYLPAFIMVIASLIASPLGAIAGKKVNTKVLQVILALLISLTALKIWMDIIY, encoded by the coding sequence GTGGATTTGGCATTTATTATCACTATATTTTTAATTGGATTTATCGGTTCATATATATCAGGAATGCTTGGAATTGGTGGCTCCATTATCAAATATCCAATGCTTTTATACATTCCACCATTGTTCGGGTTAGCAGCATTCAGTGCACATGAAGTTTCCGGAATTAGTGCGATACAGGTATTTTTTGCAACAATTGCAGGAGTGTGGGCATATAGGAAAGGGGGCTACTTAAATAAACCCTTAATTGCTTACATGGGAATAAGTATTTTAATTGGTAGTTTTATTGGAGGGTATGGTTCAAAGCTTATGCCTGAAAGTGGCATTAATCTAGTTTATGGTGTCCTAGCAATTACTGCTGCAGTCATGATGTTTATTCCTAAAAAAGGAATCGATGATATTCCTTTAGATAAAGTTTCGTTCAATAAATGGATCGCAGCATTATTGTCCTTCATCGTTGGAATTGGTGCCGGAATTGTTGGTGCAGCAGGTGCCTTTTTATTAGTGCCAATCATGTTGGTTGTTTTAAAAATCCCTACACGTATGGCGATTGCATCTTCTCTTGCCATCACGTTTATTTCGTCGATTGGTGCTACTGTTGGTAAAATCAGCACTGGACAAATTGATTATCTACCGGCTTTTATTATGGTTATTGCTAGTTTAATTGCTTCGCCACTAGGAGCAATTGCAGGGAAAAAGGTGAATACGAAGGTTCTTCAGGTTATTTTGGCTCTTTTGATTAGTTTAACAGCTTTAAAGATTTGGATGGATATCATTTATTGA